GCCGGACGTGACCTTGGCCAGGATTTCCTGCACGGTCGTGCCGACGATGGGCGGGTAGAGCGTGAGGATGGTGTAAAGGATTCCGCCCATCGCGTAGATGTCGGTGCGCTCGTCGATGGCGCTGATGCGGCCTTCGGCTTGCTCGGGCGCCATGTAGTTTGGCGTGCCCTTGACCTGACCCTCCATCGTCGCGAACTGGCCCGCGGGCGCTTCGGGCATGTCACCGATGCCTTCCTGCACCGGGCCGCCGGACTCGTCGGTCGCGGGTGCGCCTGTGAGCACCTTCGCGATGCCCCAGTCGAGGATGAGCACCTCGCCGAACGCGCCGACCATGATGTTGTCGGGCTTGAGGTCGCGGTGCACCACGCGTCGCGAGTGCGCGTAAGACATGCCGTCGCAGACCTTCTGGAAAATCTCCAGCAACCGGTCGAGTGGATAGCGCATCGCCATCTCCCGGTTGCCCGCGCGAATCTCCTGCAGGATCTCACGGAGGGTCGTCCCCTCGATGAGCTTCATCGTGTAGTAGATCGTGCCGTCGGCCGCCACACCCATGTCGTGCAGCGGCACGATGTTCGGATGCTCAAGCTGGCCGGTGATCTTCGCCTCGGCGATGAAGTGGACGATGCTCGTCTCGGACGCGTTGGCGCTGTTGAGCATGATCTTCATCGCCACCGTCCGCTCAAGATTGCGGTCCGTGGCGCGGATGATCGCGCCCATGCCCCCCATGGCCACAATCTCACCGACGTTGTAAAAGCCCGTGCCCGGGTCGGTGCTCGGCATGACCACACCGCCTTCGCCCTGCGCCGACGGGTTGCCGCGGACGTTCAGGAAATGGTCGATCGTCACGTAGCCGCGGCCGGCTTCCGTCTCAAGTGTCTGCTTGAGTCGGGCCATCGTGGCCTCGGCGGCGCGGCGTTGGGGGGAAACGTTCGGGTCCTGTTTCCTCAGGGTCGGCACAAGCCGACCATACACAAGGCCCCTGCTCCGACAAGTTGAATGTAGGCATCCGCCGCGTCCTGCAGTTCAGCTACCCTTCCAACACCCGATCTGCCATGCTCGCGCCCATGACCATTCCGGAGCATCGCAAGGCCATTGACTCGCTCGACCTCAAGATTGTCGGTCTGCTCAATGACCGCACCCGGCACGTGCTCGAAATCGGCGAAGCCAAGCGCAGGGCGGGCGAAGAAATCTACGCGCCGCATCGCGAGCGACAGGTCTTGCAGCGCGTCGCCCGCTTGAACAAGGGGCCGATCACGAACGACTCGCTCCGCGCCATTTATCGCGAAGTCATGTCCGGCGCGCTCGCGCTCGAGAAATCCATGCACATCGCCTACCTCGGCCCGGAGGCGACGTTCACGCACCAGGCCGCCATCCAGCGCTTCGGCTCGAGCCTTGGTTACATCGCGCAGAAAACCATCGCCGACGTCTTCAGCGAAGTCGCCAAGGGCCGCGCCGATTACGGCGTGGTGCCCGTCGAGAATTCCACCGAGGGCGTCGTCACGCACACGCTCGACATGTTTGTGGACAGCGACCTCAAGATCGTCGCGCAAATCGTCCTGCCCATCTCACACTGCCTCGTGAGCCGCACGTCGCGCCGCGACATCAAGAAGCTCTTCGTCCATCCGCAGACGCTCGCGCAGTGCCGCTCGTGGGTGCACAAGAGTTTCCCGCACGCCGAGCTCATCGAGACGTCCTCGAACGCCCGATCCGCCGAACTCGCCCGCGCCGGCCGGCGCAGCGGCGCCATCGCCGGCCTGCTCGCCGCGGAGAAATACGGCCTTCCCGTCCTCGAGCACGACATCCAGGACAATGCCGCCAACGCCACGCGCTTCCTCGTGCTCGGCCGCAGGTGCGGCCCGGCCACCGGACGCGACCGCACCAGCGTGATGTTCAGCATTGCCGACCAGGTCGGTGCGCTGCACCGCGCACTCGCGCCGTTCCGCCGCTTCCGAATCAACATGACCAAGATCGAAAGCCGCCCGAGCAAGCGGAAGGCGTGGGAGTATTTCTTCTTCGTGGACTGCGACGGTCATGCCAGCGACCGCAAGCTCGCCAAGACGCTCGCCTTGCTCGGCGAACACTGCAGCTTCGTGAAAGTGCTCGGCTCCTATCCAAACGCCGGCTGAACGGACTCCCCATTCGCGCGACGCACTCCCTCCCAGCCAACCGCCGTCCCACCCCGGAGACTATTTCCCGATAAATCGCTTCACGACGCCGCCCCACTTCGCAACGATGCGGTCGTGGACGCCACGTTCCTCCTCGGCCCCGCCGGCAGCGGCAAGACGCACCGCTGCCTCGTGGAGGTTCGCACCGCGCTCCACGCCGCTCCGGACGGCCCGCCGCTGGTTTTCCTCGCCCCCAAGCAGGCCACATTTCAACTCGAGCGCCAGGTGCTCGACCCCGCCGCTCCCGGCGCGCCCGCCGGCTTCACCCGACTGCACATCCTTTCCTTCGAGCGACTCGCCGAGTGGGCGCTCGACCAACTCGGCCGGCCGCAACCGCCGCTGATCGACGAGGAAGGCCGGCTCATGGTCCTGCGCGCCATCCTCGCCCAACGCCACGGGGACCTGAATCTCTTCCGCGCCACCGCGCGACTGCCCGGCTTCGCGCGGCAGCTCAGCGCGCTGCTTCGCGAACTCCAGCGGCACCAGCTCGCGCCCGAAGACCTCCGCACACTCGGTGCGAAGTGCCCGCCGACTCTCGGCGCGAAACTCGCCGACCTCGCCACGCTGCTTCGAGCCTATCGCGGCTGGCTCGATCACGCGCGTCTCCACGACGCCGACTCGCTCCTCGACCTCGCCACCGTCGCCCTCCGAAAAGCCGCCCCAGAACCGCCATTCCGCATTCCGCGCCTGTGGCTCGACGGCTTCGCCGAGATGGCGCCGCAGGAACTCGACCTCCTCGCCGCGCTCGCGCCATTCTGCGAACGCGCCACGCTCGCCTTCTGCATCGCGGACGACCCGCGCGACGACCCCGACTGGCTTTCCACGTGGTCCATCGTCGGCCGCACGGTGATCCGCTGCCGCGAACGGCTCGCGGCTGAACCGCACTGCGCGGTCCGCACTCTCGTGCTCGCTCGCGACCCTGCGTGCGGCCGTTTCAAACGATGCGCCGCGCTCGCGCACCTCGAGGAACACTGGCTCCGGCCCGCCCCCGGCCGCGCGCCGGACGCGGCTGATTCCATCCGCGCCGTCGCTTGCGCCGACCCCGAAGCGGAGGCGTCGCTCGCCGCGCGCGAAATCCTCCAGCACGTCCAGCGCGGCGGACGCTACCGCGACTGCGCGGTGCTGGCGCGCTCGCTCGATTCCCATCACGCCGTGATCAGCCGCGTCTTCACGCGCTACGGCATCCCGCATTTTCTCGACCGCCGCGAATCCGCGTCGCACCACCCGCTCGCCGAACTCACGCGCGCCGCGCTGCGCACCGCCGCCTTCGGCTGGCGTCACGAGGATTGGTTTGCGGCGCTCAAGACCGGCCTCGCCATCGCGGACGACAACGGCGTGGACCGCCTCGAAACACTTGCCCTCGCGCGCGGCTGGCAGGGCGACAAGTGGCTGTCTCCACTGCCCGGCGAAGCGACCGACCCGCAACACAGTTTCGGCGAAGAATGCCGTCAACGCCTCACGCCCCCGTTCGTCACACTGCGCGACGCGCTCGCCGGTTCCCCGACCGGCTCCCAAGTCGCGGCGTCGCTGCGAGATTTGTGGAAACAACTGAACGTCGTCGAGAAACTCGAGCTGTGGCAGGCCGCCCCGCCCCGGTCGGCACTCGGCCATCAGCAATCGGCAATTCACCTGACCGTCTGGCGTCAGCTCCAGTCCTGGCTCTCAAATCTCGAACTCGCCTTCGCCGGTGCCGCGAGCGCCCGACCGCTGCGTGACTGGCTGCCTATTCTCGAGGCCGGGCTCGGCGGGCTGACCATCGGCGTCGTGCCGCCGACGCTCGATCAGGTGCTCGTCGGCGCCGTGGACCGCGCGCGCAATCCCGACCTCAAGCTCGTCGTCGTGCTCGGCCTCAACGAAGGGCAGTTTCCTTCGCCCCCCGGCGCGAGCCCGCTGCTCACCGAGTCCGAGCGCGATGAACTCGACAAGCTGGACGGCCGCCTCTCGCTCAGCCCGCGCCCGCGCCACGGCCATGAGCGTTACCTCGGCTACATCGCGTTCACGCGCCCGGCTGAACGCCTTCGGCTCACCTGCGCCCGGCGCGACGCGAATGGCAAGGAACTCAACCCGTCCCCACTGCTGGCGCACGTCTCGCGCGTGCTGCCGTCGGTCACAGTCCAGCAAGCTCCCGAGCCCGCGTGGCCGGACGCGGTTCATCCGAGCGAAGTCGTCGCGCCGCTCGTCGCCGCGCTGGATGCCGGGCCCGGAGCCTGCGCAGCGCCTCCCGCGCTGCTCTCGCTCGCCGATCTCGGCTGCTTCCACGATCCGCTCGCCAAGTCCGCGCAACGGCGCGCCTGCGCCGCCGAGTCGCTCTCCTCGGACGCCATCGAGCGCCTGTTCGGCCGCGAACTGCTCACCTCCGTCAGCGCGCTCGAAGACTACGCCGCATGCCCGTTCCGCTTTCTCGCGTCCCGCGGCTTGCGGGCGAAGGAGCGCGACGAACTCGTCGTCGACCCGACGCGGCTCGGCTCCTTCATGCACGAGGCGATGGAACGCTTCCACAGGGCGACCGTCGCGAGCGGGAAGCAGTGGCGCGATTGGGCCGCAGACGATGCCGCCGCCGAGATGGGCCGCATCGCCACGACCCTGCTCGCGGAATTTCAGGGCTCGCTCTTCACGCAGGACGCCACCGCCGGGTTCATCGGCCAGCTCAAGGTCGCGCAACTTCAGCGCCTCATCCGCGTGCTCGTCCAGTGGGCGCGGCAGAATGATTTCAATCCCGCCGCTGCTGAAGTGGAGTTTGGCGACACGAAAGACCTGCCGGCACTCAAACTCGAGCTCGACGGCGGGCGGTGCTTGAAGCTCACCGGCAAGGTGGACCGCGTGGACGTTTGCGTGGACAGCGACGCGAAGGTCACATGGGCGGCCGTGCTCGATTACAAGTCGTCGGCCCGCAAGCTCGACGCGGTGCGAGTGTTCAACGGGCTCGAAATCCAGCTCCTCGCGTATCTTGTGACGCTCGCGGAATCGGGCGGTTCCAACCCGTTCGGCGGGGATCAGGTCCGGCCCGCGGGTGTGTTCTACGTGCCGCTGCGCGTGGAGCGCGGCAAGTCCGCATCACGGGCGGCGACCGTCGCGGGCATCGGCGTGGAGATGGGCGGCTTCCAGCACACGGGGCGCTTCGACGAGACGCTCGTGAGGAAGTTCGACACGCGGCCCGGCGCAACGAAGGGCGAGCAGTTCCGCTTCAGCTACAACAAGGATGGGAGCCTCAGCAGACGCGGCAACGACGCCATCCTTTCGACGGACTTTCGCGCGCAACTCGACCACGTGCGCGCGAAACTCGCCTCATTCGGCAACAGCATCTTCGCCGGAGAATTTCGAGTCAGCCCGTATCGGACGGTCACGGAGACGGCGTGCGACTGGTGCAAGTTCAAGCCCGCCTGCCGATTCGACCCGTGGCTGCAGCCGTATCGTGCGCTCGCCGCGCCGCCGCAACCGCCCGCCGCCCCACCCACGAAGAAGCGATGAGCGAACCCACCTCATCCCAACAGCGCGCCATCGCCGCGCGCGGCAACGTGCTCGTCTCCGCCGGCGCGGGCACGGGCAAGACCAGCACGCTGGTCGAGCGGTGCATCCGCCTCGTGCTCGACGAGGACGCGTCGCTCGACCGCATCCTGATGGCGACCTTCACCGAGGCCGCGGCCGCCGAAATGCGGCAGCGATTGCGCGAAGCGCTTGAGAAGAAGTCTGGCGCCGCCACCGACGGCGAGCGCGCGGCGCGACAACTGGCGCTGCTCGAAACCGCGCACATCTCGACGCTGCATGGATTCTGCCTCCGGCTCATCCGCGAGCACTTTCACGAACTGCAACTCGACCCCGACGTGCGCGTGCTCGACGACGAGCACACGCGCCCGCTCGCGCACGAAACGCTCGACGAACTCCTCGACCGGCACTACGCGTCCCGCGAAGCCGCCTCGCAAGCCGTGCACGCGCTCGTGCGCCGACTCGGCTGCGGCTCCGACGAACCGGTCCGCGAGCTCGTGCGCGATTTGCATCGCTTCACGCAGACGCTCCCTCACCCGCAGCAGTGGCTCGACGCGCAAGCCGCGTCGTTCAGCCGGGAACAGCCGGATGACTGGCGCGCGTGTTTCGTGAAAGCCGTCGCCGTGTGGCGCAATCGCTGGCGCGATGCGGTCGATCCGCTTTCGGAGAACCCGAACGTGAAAGCCGCGGCGGAGGTGCTGCGGCGACTTCCGGCCGGGCCGACGTCTGACGAGTCGCTGTCGTGTCTGCGCGAGATCGGAGCCGTGGACGCAAACGAAAACGGGTGGCACAGGGTGAAGGGCAAAGTGCGCGGCCCCATCGACAAGTTCTTCGACGACGCCGCGCTGCTGCGCGAACTTGCCGAGCCTCTCACCGCGAGTGCGGCCGGTCGCGCCGCGACGGGAGACGAACCGCACCACGGGCAAACCGCCCTCGACCAGGACTGGTCGTGGACCCGCCCGCACATGGTAACGCTGGTGCGATTGGCGCAAGAGTTCACCGCGAACTACACCCGCGCCAAGCGCGAGCTTGGGGGCGTGGACTTCGCAGACCTCGAACAGCTTTCGCTCAAACTGCTCCTCGACGAACGCGGCGAGCCGACCGCGACCGCGCGGCGCTGGCGCGAGCGGCTCGATCACGTGTTCGTGGACGAGTGCCAGGACATCAACGCCGCGCAGGACGCCATCCTCCGCGCGCTCAGCCGCGACGGCGCGGACGCGAACCGCTTTCTCGTCGGCGACGTGAAGCAGAGCATTTACCGGTTCCGGCGCGCCGAGCCCAAAATCTTCGCCGACTACGGGGAGGCGTGGAAACCCGCCGGCGCGCCCGGCCAGCGCATCCCGCTTTCGGACAACTTCCGCAGCCATGAGGCGCTGCTGCACTTCGTCAACGCGTTCTTCTCGCCGCTGCTGCGCAAGAGTGTCGGCGGCGTGGACTACGATTCGGATGCGGAGCTGAAGTTCGCGCTGCCGGGCAGCCGCGCGGGGCTTTCGATCAAATCCGACGCCGCAGCGCGCGTGGAGTTGCACGTGTTGCCGAACCAGCTCGACAGCGGCGACGGCGATGATGCGGATGAATCAGTCGCGGAGCTTGCGGACCTGCCGGCGACGCAACGCGAGGCGCGTCTCGTGGCGCGGCGGCTCCGCGAGCTTCACGAGGGCCGCCTGCAAGTCTGGGGCAAATCCGGAGGCGGGTTCCGCAACGTGGAATGGCGCGACATGGCGGTGCTGCTGCGCGCGCCGGCCGGCAAGGTCGAAACGTTCGCGCAGGAGTTCCACGCCGCGGGCGTGCCGCTGCTCGCCGAGCGCGGCGGGTTTTGGGACGCGCAGGAGGTCGTGGATCTCGTGTCGCTGCTGCGCGTGCTCGACAACCCGCATCAGGACATCCCGCTGCTCGCAGTGCTGCGCTCGCCGCTGGTCGCGATGTCGCTGGAGGAACTGGTCGAGGTGCGCGCGGGGCGGCGGCATGAGTCGCTGTGGGACGCGGTGAAGAAGTGTTCGGTTGGGACGACGGCTCCCGCGGGCGTTCCGGCGCCCACGCACCACGCACCACGCGTCACGCGGCAGTCAGCGCAGTCCAAGTGCCGGTGGTTCACAGCGCGCGTCACGGCGTGGCGCGAGATGCTCCGCCACGCGTCGCTCACGGATTGCCTCGAGGCGGCGCTGGCCGAGACGCACTTTGAGGCGCTCACGCTCGCCGGCGAGCGGGGCCCCGAACGCGTCGCGAACATGAGACGGTTGCTCGATCTCGCGCGGCAGTTCGACCCGTGGCAGCGGCAGGGCGTGTTCCGCTTCCTGCGATTCGTGCGCGATCAGGAGGACGAGGAAATCCAGCGCGAACCCGCGGCGCCCTCGGCCACCGACGCCGTGCGGCTGATGAGCATCCACCAGAGCAAGGGGCTGGAGTTCCCGGTGGTTGTGGTCGCGGACCTCGGCAAGCTGTTCAACATGGACTCCGCGCGGCGCGACGTGCTGCTCGATGCGGCGCTCGGCGTGTGTCCGAAGGTGACGCCGCCGCACACCGAGGGCCGCTACCCAAGCACGGCGTGGTGGCTCGCGAACGCCTGCGCCGAGCGGGAGGGGTTCGGCGAAGAATTGCGCCTGCTCTACGTGGCGTTCACTCGCGCGCGCGACCGGCTCGTGCTCACGGGCACGCTGCCGCGGTTGAGGGCCGACCAGCTCGCCGGATTGCGCACACACGAACCCTCGCCCTTCGTGGGCGAGCGCGAGTTGCTCAAGGCGCGAAATCCGCTCGCCTGGGTGCTGCTCTGGCTGCGCCGCCACGCGACCGCGGCGGATGGACTCGGGAATCCGCGCGGCGAGACCCCGCTGCTCTCGTGGGCGTGGCATGACGACGCGAGCCTGTCGGCCGGCGCGACCGCCGCCGTGGCAGCGAGCAGACCGGCGAGTGAATCCACCGCCGGGATTGAACCGGATGCCGGGCAGTGCGCCGCGCTTCGGGGCAGGCTGGAATGGACCTACGACTTCGACGGAGCGGCGCGCGAGCCGGCGAAGACGAGCGTGTCGGCGCTGCGCAGGCGCGCGATGGAGGTCGAAGAGGCGAGGGAATGGCCGGGGGCAGGAGGATTCAGTGTTCAGCGTTCAGTGTTCAGTGCGGATGCGGAGGGAAAGGGACCTGACAAGCTGTCCGCGGCGGAACGCGGGACGGCGCATCACTTGTTCCAGCAGCGCGTCGACCTTGGGCGCACGGACAGCGAGGCGGGGTTGCGGACGGAGGCGGCGCGGTTGGTGGCGGACGGCGCGCTGACGGACGCGCAGGCCGGAGCGCTCGACTTCGCGGCGCTGGCGGCTTTTTGGAGTTCAGAAGTGGGCCGCAGGATTCTCGTGCATCGTAAACACGTGCGGCGCGAACTGGAGTTCACGGCCCGGCTCTCGCCCGCTGACCTCGCGCGGTTTCCAGCGCTCGCGCCGAAGTCTGCGCTCGCAGCGGACGAGTTCATGGTCGTGCAGGGCAAGGTGGACTTGCTCGTGGTGCTCGAGGGCGAGTTGTGGTTGCTGGATTTCAAGACCGACCGGTTCGATCCAGGCGGGTTGATGGCCAAAGTCCGCGAGCACTCCTCGCAACCCGGCCTCTACGCGCTGGCGCTGGAACGCACCTTTGGCAAGCCGGTCACGGCGAAGTGGCTTCACTTCTTCCACAGCGGGGACACGGTTTCCGCGTAGGCCGTGATCTCGATTCAGGCCGTTCCAATTCCCTTCCGGACAGACGAGGCTTCCGCGAGCAAGAGCCGATTCCACGCCCGGCCGGGCGAATCTGGCATGAAATCGGAAAGAAAAAGTTGGCGTTGCCTCGCCGTCGCTGGCAAATCAACCCGGTGACGCGCGTGAAAGCGTCCGCCCGGACGTGTTCCCGACCGTGCGCGAAGCGCGACACGCACTACAAC
This is a stretch of genomic DNA from Verrucomicrobiota bacterium. It encodes these proteins:
- the pheA gene encoding prephenate dehydratase — encoded protein: MTIPEHRKAIDSLDLKIVGLLNDRTRHVLEIGEAKRRAGEEIYAPHRERQVLQRVARLNKGPITNDSLRAIYREVMSGALALEKSMHIAYLGPEATFTHQAAIQRFGSSLGYIAQKTIADVFSEVAKGRADYGVVPVENSTEGVVTHTLDMFVDSDLKIVAQIVLPISHCLVSRTSRRDIKKLFVHPQTLAQCRSWVHKSFPHAELIETSSNARSAELARAGRRSGAIAGLLAAEKYGLPVLEHDIQDNAANATRFLVLGRRCGPATGRDRTSVMFSIADQVGALHRALAPFRRFRINMTKIESRPSKRKAWEYFFFVDCDGHASDRKLAKTLALLGEHCSFVKVLGSYPNAG